The Natrinema amylolyticum genome includes the window ACCCGGTTCGCCCGCGACGAGGAGTCGCGTCCCCGCGTCGAGTTCGCGGTCGGGCGGAATCGGACTCTCGAACTCGCCCTCGACCCAGGCACCGATCCCGTCCACGCCGAAGCGCTCCCGCAGCCGGACCTCGCCGGCGGTGCGACCGGCCAGATCGCTCCCCTCGGCGATCGAGAGCTCCACTAACTCCAGGTCGTCGCCGATCTCGATCCCCTCGTCGACCGCGGTCGTCACGGCCGTCGGAACCCGGTGGGCGACGCTCTCGCCGAGCAACTGGCGCGGCGAGAGCACCTCGTCCGCGCCCGCGATCCGGTGGTACTCCCCGAGCCGCCGGTCTTCGACCAGCGTCACGATCCGGACGTCCGGGTTCGCCTCGCGCGCCGAGAGGACGATGCTCGCGTTCACGTCGTCGGCCGCGTCGGCCACGACCGCCGTCGCCCGCTCGATGCCGGCGTTCTCGAGGGTCGCCATCGATTCCGGATCCCCGTAGACGACGCGGTACTCGTCCTCGTGTAACGCCCTCGCCGTCTCCTCGTCGGATTCGACGACGACGTACTCCTCGCCGCGGGACTCGAGTTCCTCGATGAACGCCTCGCCACGCGATGTGTACTCACCGAGGATGACGTGGTCCTCGACGTCGGGTGCGGCCGTCGGGGCCGTCGTCGCGAGCGCGTTTCGGAGCCACGGGACGGCGAAGACGTCGACCCCCGTCAGGATCAGCCCGATGCCCGTGAGTTGCAGCGCGATCATCAGCAGGTTCATCTGGGGTGTCGCCCACCCCGCGTCCTCGCCGTATCCGGTCGTGGTATACGTCTGGAAGACGATCTCGAGCGACCGGTAGAGCGGCTGCGGATCGTTCTCCCACGTCGCCATCCCGTAGTTGTAGAGTAACGTCGAGATGACGGTCGTTACGACTACCAGCCCGAGATAGTAGCCGGTACGACGGGATCGCCACAGTGACATATCCGAATTATTCGACGGACGGCTGTTGACGGTACCGGTCGGCGGGGTCGGTGATGGTCCCTCACCGCCCCGCTCCCCTCATACGACGGTGTCAATCGCGACGAAACGGCTATAGACGCTGCCTCCGCCGCCGATTTATGTCTTCGAGTCCACTTTCCGACGGATGGCGCTCCTCGAGAATCTCGCGCTGGTGTTCGTTGCTGGACTCATTACGGCGCTGGCGACCGGGCTCGGCGCGCTCCCGTTTTTCTTTTTCGAGGGGATCAGCGACCGCCGAAACGTCGTTCTCTGGGGGCTCTCCTCGGGAATCATGGTCTCGGCGTCGCTGTTCGGCCTCGTCGAGGAGGGGCTGGCCGAGGGGACGCCCCTCGAGATCGCGATCGGGATGGCGGCCGGCGTCGCGCTCGTGGTCATCGCCCACGACGTACTTCTGGACGCCGATATCGATCCGAAGCGGTACGAAGAGGCCGATTTCAAGAAGCTCGTCCTCATTCTCGGGATTCTGACCGTCCACAGTTTCCCGGAGGGCGTGGCCATCGGCGTCTCCTTCGCCGATCTCGGTCTCGAGGGCGGCACCCAGTTTCTCGGCTTTACCATCCCGGTACTGGCGATCTTCATGACGATCGCGATCTCGATCCACAACGTTCCGGAGGGGACCGCGATCTCGATCCCCCTGCGCTCGATGGACGTCGCGAACTGGAAGCTCGTCTGGTGGGCCGTCTTCTCGAGCCTGCCACAGCCGATCGGGGCCGTCCTCGCGTTCGGCTTCGTCCGCTACGCGCGGGAGTTCCTGCCATACGGCTTCGGCTTCGCCGCCGGTGCGATGATCTATCTCGTGCTCACGGAGTTCGTCCCCGAGGCGCTCGAGATCGGCGAGCGACTTCCACGGGGCGGGAAGCCGGAACTCGCGGGCGGTATCGTCGTCGGGATTCTGGTCATGGTACCGCTGACGTTCGTGTGAGCGGCGTCCTCGCGTCCGCAGACGGGATCGGACTCACTCGAGCACCCGTCCGTGTTCGTCGATCTCCCCCGCGACGATCCGGGTCGAGGAGATCCGCTCGCCGTCGGCGGCGTAGACGTAGGGCGCGACGATCCCGGACAGCGGCTCGAAGCCCCGCT containing:
- a CDS encoding potassium channel family protein — its product is MSLWRSRRTGYYLGLVVVTTVISTLLYNYGMATWENDPQPLYRSLEIVFQTYTTTGYGEDAGWATPQMNLLMIALQLTGIGLILTGVDVFAVPWLRNALATTAPTAAPDVEDHVILGEYTSRGEAFIEELESRGEEYVVVESDEETARALHEDEYRVVYGDPESMATLENAGIERATAVVADAADDVNASIVLSAREANPDVRIVTLVEDRRLGEYHRIAGADEVLSPRQLLGESVAHRVPTAVTTAVDEGIEIGDDLELVELSIAEGSDLAGRTAGEVRLRERFGVDGIGAWVEGEFESPIPPDRELDAGTRLLVAGEPGRIDELRAEAASTVQPFSAQHVVIAGYGEAGAAAGDALAETNTRVTVLDSADKAGVDVVGDARDPDAVREAGVDDASAVIVTLDDDTTAVFATLVVRDLNPSIDIVVRANDADNVRKLYRAGADYVQSLATVSGRMLASTVFEDEDVLAVDRQIDVVKLPAGRLAGRTVVDADVRSRTGGTVVAAVRNGETISEFDPATFVFEEGDDVVLVGTDESVRSFEAQFLA
- a CDS encoding ZIP family metal transporter, encoding MALLENLALVFVAGLITALATGLGALPFFFFEGISDRRNVVLWGLSSGIMVSASLFGLVEEGLAEGTPLEIAIGMAAGVALVVIAHDVLLDADIDPKRYEEADFKKLVLILGILTVHSFPEGVAIGVSFADLGLEGGTQFLGFTIPVLAIFMTIAISIHNVPEGTAISIPLRSMDVANWKLVWWAVFSSLPQPIGAVLAFGFVRYAREFLPYGFGFAAGAMIYLVLTEFVPEALEIGERLPRGGKPELAGGIVVGILVMVPLTFV